The following DNA comes from Anopheles arabiensis isolate DONGOLA chromosome 3, AaraD3, whole genome shotgun sequence.
AGAGGACAGAcaatttaacatttaattttatgtgCAATGCACAAAACTACACTTTGTATCGATGTATGATTGCTTGCGCTTCGAAGTTAGCAGCCTTAGTCGCCGATGGAGACGGCCAGTGATTCGCGTGTACACATGTTTATTTCCATTTGCTCGTCTCTTGCCTTAAAGTCATCTATTTACATCTTAACAAGCCTTTCAATACTATTAAAAAATAACTCGATAAAATTGATAAGAATTGGAATACTACCCTCACCAATTAACATCATCGAAATTAGCATGTTTAGCGACATCTGAATTAAAAAGTTTGTCAAAAACCTAGCACTAACAAATCATCAGATTACCCCTTTTTAAAACCAACTTAAAGCACCCCTGGAATCACCGAATCACGGCGTGCGAAGCAACATGCGCTCCTCTACCCTAACGATTATTACACCAGCGCGATGATGGACTAATTGCCCTCCGGGGCAGGATGATATAACGTGCAACAGTCCGGCTGCGCCACCATCACCCCACGCCGCACCGGTGTTAGTGAATTTTCCTCACATTCAATCGCATCGCCGCCCGGTGCGTTGTTTATACTAAGCTGGaagtaaataaacaatttaagTTCTAGTTTGCTTCGTGCGTTTAGAACATCTTCACACAGCAGTGCAAGAAGCTCCTCAGGTGACCAACCTTTTCCCCTGCTGGGTGTGAGGCAATGGATATGATTGATATTAGGGATTTGATGGCGGGAGTGAAATGTGGAGTGAAATGTgagtgaaacacacacacacatacgctctGGTAGTGaccgttttatttttgcttggcGATCCTCCTTCCCTCGTTCCCGAGCGGGGGGCGACATTGCGTCACCTCGTAAACCTCGATCTAAATCCGTACCTTCGACACGGACAATGTGTCAGCAAGTATAACTAAATCATTGCACTTTCTAGCTATGTgtgttgctctctctctttctctctccttctctcgtTTTGGGGTCAAGTAGAAAAGCATAGGAGCAACGGTTTGCTTCGAGAAGGTTGGCCGCTGGCAGCGGTATAAATAAATCAGCCAAAATTACGACGACAGTCGCTTCCTTTTCAGATATTCCTACGAACAAAAGGACGTCGAACTGCTGTCGTCGTTTAACTTGTTGTGAATGGCAAACATCCGGCCGGCTTTTCGGATGtgattaaacaattaaaccatAGTCTCTACCACCCCAAATTCCGTTCATTCATTTCCCTTTGCTTATTACCATTCCAGTGAGTGCGCTGAAATGCTGGCGATGCTCGTCGGACGCCTCAACGGCCGCGTTCTGTGACGATCCGTTCACCCAGGACATCATTACCGAGCAGCAGAGACGCTGGAGCTACGTCGACTGCAGCTATCCGCCCCAGGTCAACTACCAATTCAACCAGGCGAACCAACAAACCCGGCCGGTCTGcaagaaaatgaagcaaatcagTAAGTACTGCCGAAGACGACCGGGGACGACCTAGCCGGGTTGGGGCCGCCCGTTCGAGTTTTATTGGGTCAGATAGGGACATGGGGCAGAATCAATTAGCTAATGGTGGAACGGATGGGTGGTACCGGAAACACGaacctccctctctctctttatatCGCTATCTCGTTTCTAGTCGCAATCGCTGGCCCGGGGCGAAGGATCACTAATCGCAAGGTGCATCCACGCGCACGAAGGAGGTGTACTATCTCGCGTGTGTCCATATTTCTCGGGCGGCAGGatagaggaggaggaggggggggggaggtttggGTGCCGGAGGGTGTGCCCGTTGAAAAGATTTACAAGTTAATTTAATTAGCTTTGCTTGGTAGTACGCTGTTTTAATGCTGTTGTTGTCGTGGGGTGGTAAAATGACGCTTTAACACGAAGAGAGCCGCCCAGATGCGTGCGCAAAAGAACCAAGCGCATGGTATGGGCATGGGTGTTAGGATTTTGGCGGAGGATCACGAAAGCAAGTAAACGCATCAAATGTGTTCGTTGGAGTGTGtagtattattttaaaacaactgAGACCATTTGAGCAAAATTTTGGGGTAATGTGAATGGTAGGTTTGCGTTTATGGCCTTTTTTGTGCGTACATTACATACGGATAGCAACACAAACTTGAGTCTTTATATATTCTTGCATAGAAACAGTATAACATTTGGTTTAAAGCATAGGAAACGTAAAGCTAGTACAGGTATTCCCGGACATACGATATAAATGCGGATTGGAAGCAATAgcgcgtatctcgaatattaGCTTTTGTCGAATTTCGAGGTTTTCAGTCCATACTTTTTTTCGCATAATTTGCATGGAGGTTTAAGCCACTAAATGCGTTGATTGATCTGATTTTAACTGAAGATAACAATTTTGTATGTTTAAAATTGGGTTTTAATATTCGACCAAAAAGggaatttgttttgcatttcacAATTGATGTCTCTAATCGGTataatttgcacaaaaaactggCAAATTTTAAAGATAGCGTATAGCGTCGGCAGTTGGTTTCAAATAATACGTGTATTAACACGTTTCAATTGAGACTGCTAACTAGGTTGATGTCCGGATCAAGAACTATCCTTCCTTATCTTCCTTATTCCCTTGTTATCTTCCTTATTTCCTTGGAATCAGTTGAGCTGAAAACCCCGCTTGGGTTGACTTGAATGAAGCAGCTTTTATAACTGAGAATGTTACAGTAAATTCCTGCCCTGTAAGGGAatatcaatgttttttttccgcaATCAGGAATAtcatttttggtatttttgtcAAATCACAGTCTAGCTTATTGCACAAAAAAGCCAGAGATTGATATATTGCAAGTAAGACGAACGTCTTCAAAAGATGATGTAATATCGCTCATTTCAAACAGATTTGGCATGGCTATTCACCACATGTTCACCACGGTACAGCGcgggggcggtcccgtggtacagccgtcaactcgaacgacttaataacatgcccgtcatgggtacAAGCCTAGATTGGACCCGTCCTCTCGTAGGAAGGATTTTACTCCGGCTGCGtgataatgaattaagtcACGAAAGTCtttataggccggcatgtccgcgtggGACGTTActccaaatagaagaagaatcaCCACATGTGTGGCATGTTGGACTATGCGAATTTCTCTAAGGGTACAGTTGTTCAATCAATTGGTTATCTTGGCCTTCAATTCTATTGATCTCAGCTAATCAGCTTTATTCTATGTGGCCAAGTTTGATGTCATTTAACAgaaattaaactaaaaaagCGCTGGCAAATTTCAAGCAAAAACTAGTCTACATCGTGTGAGCACGTGGACAAGATACTCGAgtaatgaattatttaaatgtccataaaacagtcaaatCAATACTCGGTCAGAATCAGATTAGGTCAGTCGTTCTAGATTAGATGTGACCGTAACATCTGTTGGGCAATTATTGAAAGTGTTCTGTGATACTAAAAAATCGTTATCACAACATAAAATGGGACATGCCATCGATAGAAGTAATGATTTGATTACTTTTGTAAGCCGTATTTTACAATAAAAGTCATGAGTATGCACTTTTGTGCATCAATTGAACACACCCTAGCTGGGGTTCGTGCTCTATTGCCACACAGCACTTGGCTTGCGTGTGGTATAATTAACTTGCCACTGCAAAATATAGAGACAATCGTCCGCATGGATTCCACTCGTTCAATAATCGTGCACCCAACTTAGCACTGAACAAGCTGACGAAACTCGTACAGTAATTCATTTGTCGCTTCCTTCGCCGTTCTCTAATATGCATATCGGTGCAGTAGCTGATCTAAAAGTGTGAAAGAAATTAATATCAATTTGTCCCTTCTGTGGGGTGCGGTGTTGAGGTGGTGTACAATTGTTGGTTGATCAAATCTCGGGCACGTGGCGTCTATAGCTTGCAAGCCTTGCTCTGTTGCAAAGGAGTCTGAGTCACTCTTCTCAATGCGTTTGCATCTTCCAGTTGATCGCGGGAGAACAATTCAAGGTCGACGAAGATACggtagaaacaaaacaacatctcCAAGGCATTGCGATCGCACTGTTGTTAGATTCCCACCTCTTGCTTACAGCTACTCCAGCCAGTTGCGTAATGAACCGCAGCCTGTAGGGCTGTTGGCAATGCTAACATCGCGCTGTATGAAGCATCGCCTGCCCCGGTTACATCTGTTTTGTTACAGGTGAATTCAATAACAAAGCAAGCAACCATGGCATACCTAACAGTAGGCTGTTGTGGCTGTGCTGGCCCCTAACCGTTGCTACTGCCGGCCCAGTCACTCATTTCGCATAACGATGCGCGACTATCGCGCAGCGTAAAACACAACATTTTTTGCGTTTCATTATGGAAATAGAAGTAACATCTTTTCAATCACATAAATAAATGCCGGAAACTACTGGAAGCATGTTTTGAGCGGGTACGGTGACGACAGATGTACCGAACGATGTATCAGTGTTTTTGGACATCTTTACGGCTATTTTATGACCATGGCAACCAGAAAGCGATGATTGACAACGCTAGGCGCGGGCACACGTCTACGTGATGAGTGATCGTTTTTATGATCGTTTCTTGcgttttatgaatttttgatAAGTTTGTTCTGTGGTACTGGAAAAAGTTCATTATGTTTGCTTACTTTCAATTTACTTATTACCCTTCTATGGCTTCACTGTGGCTAATCGATTGCCTATCACCGTGAGAAATGGGAAATAGACAATTCTTAGACCAGCATATGGTGACGGGTAGGTATGTGCGTTTGTGGTTTCTTGCGGCCGGAAGTGCGACTTATCGGGCCGTTCTTGTCGTCTAGTGTCGTCTaaccataaaaaataattgaatgcAATTCAACGCCCGCACAGTGCATAGCGGTGTTTGATAAGGAAGCTCCTGTAATGTATGCTAGACGCATAATAATTGAATCCAAGCGGGGTTTCTCTGGTGGCTTTTGTGCCAGGTGCGATACCGTAACTTGGGTGACACACCTATCTATAGAGCTGGATGCATTTGCTTGATACACATCTAGGCTTAGACTTCCTAAACGATTTGGAAATGCTATATAGAATAATGTACTTTTGCCCTTTGTTGTGAATGTTCTGTTTCCTGCCGATTCTcaaattatttttgtgttgcttgtttgtttttcattttattttttttaaatattttttgtaattccTGTAAAGCATGTTAGTTGAAATTTTAACTTAAATAATTTCCTGTACATTGAACTACATTACATCGTgttaatgatttttaatgactttttattaaattctCGCATTTCTATGTTCTGAAATAATCAATGATTCTCATTAAACAAGAACTATTTAATTGCATACAGCAaacagtttcacaaaaaagaGGAATATCGGTTATAAAAATGATAACGAATTTAAATACAATTCAATGTACTTCATTCTTTTAACGAACTTAATACATTTTCGTttagcaaataaaataatcataatttaGTCATAGTCATGATTTCTACGCCTAACAGCataataaagaaacaaaatcgttAAATTTTGAGTCATCTGAGCAGCTTTGAACGAAAAAATGTTGGTTTCAGATAGATGTTTCTACAATATTTTGTTTGTGCAGTTGGAATTGCAAGCAGCTGTGTAGATAAAATGTTGGTTTAGATGCACTCAGGCTCTTTTTCGTGATATTTTCCGATTGCTTTCCAGTTGTAGTTCCGATtatgttaatttaaaaatgactATTAAATATTAAGTCCTATTGGGAATTTAAAAGATCTAGATGACATTTAACTAATAtatgtttgttatttattcTGGTAGAAATAGCTGAACCATGTTGGCCTAATACCCTCAAAATCAAACATCCCAGGCCCTTGAAGCATACAACAAACGATAATTTTGTACAAATATTTCCAATAATTACCACGAGTGTTATTTTcgttttgaatttatttacgTACCCTTAGGCAAAAACATTTCAAGCCGCACTAGTTGAAATGCAAATTCAGTAAGCCGCAGTAACGGTAGATACAGAGGCCACTCAAAAACGCAACAACCTTCACCAGTGACATTGAGCGGCGTGCAATTAACCGTAGCATATTATACCGTAGTGCACATgcaatcacacacatacacatgtgtACTACTGATCTTCAAACGATGGTTTTTTCACTACATCACGCTCAACCCGATCTTCAAGATCAAAGATGCGTTTTGCTCTTCGGATGGGGGCATTTTTGTATTGCAATACACATTCGTTCCCCTTAACCTTGATGCGAGAGTTTGCGTTCCCAAGCCAGTGTAGCGCAGTTTACCCGAGCGTAACGCAATGAATGATTTGCCCTAACAGCTTATCTTACCCCCAAAAACCCCTTATCCATGTGTAATTGTTTGTGCGTTCTTGCTTCTATCATTGCAGTTAACGATCGTGTCGTGGTGTCGCGCTCCTGCGCTTACGAGGACGTCAACACGCCACCTAACTCGTGCCTGAACGCCCAGACGCCCTCCTACATCAAGACCGAGTTCTGCGAGACCTGCATCACCGACGGATGCAACGGGGCCGCCCAGTACGGACCGGCCGCCCTGATGATCCTGATCAGTGCGTTCGTGGCGAAGCTGCTCGCCTGGTAATCACGGAACGGGACgggatcgtcgtcgtcgttcttTTCCATCCATCCCTACCCCTCCACCCCACCGAAATGGTGCtggcagagagaaagagaaagagagggaaaggcAGTGGAGCAGTGGCAGAGAGTtaccttacagggtttcccacgatttattggtcagttcccatgattttttggtgcgttcccacgattttttggtcgtatcccatagatttttggttcgttcccataatttattggtattttccgattggatatcaatacaattggaccaaaaaattctaaggaacgaccaaaaaatcgtgggaacgcacaaaaaaaatatgggaacccaccaaaaattgatgggaacgcaccaaaaaatcgtgggaaaccctgtatcgtcctacacacacaaagcttagAATACTATACCCCATTCCCTCGGAATGTTAGTTATCAGCAAGAAGCAAGGAAGCTGATTTTGTCCAATTTAAGTAGCTTTTGAGTGGCATCGTAACACAGGTTTGGTGCGTCCTGCACCATCTCCACTAACAGCAGCATAAAAAGAATCTCATTCACAACggtctttctctttctctctcttcctgtCTCTCTGTCCCTCGCCTCTGTGACGGGGGTGTTATGCCTTATGCCTTACGAATTCGGGAGGCGCTTTAAGCGTCCGATAAGTGTTAAAGTATTTTGGTCaccagtaaaaaaaaacacacacaaaacacctcACCTCACTAAACTATTCAAAAAAGCTACATGCAAAATATGAATCGGTAAAacatgagaaagaaagaagctaATTTGTATGGCTTCAGTGTTACAAATATGTAAGCATATGAAGAACCACAAAAaccgttaaatttaaaagaaagTAACAAGTAACAAAACACAATCAC
Coding sequences within:
- the LOC120901949 gene encoding uncharacterized protein LOC120901949; translation: MANKFVSVLMVSSFLLAVSFEAVSALKCWRCSSDASTAAFCDDPFTQDIITEQQRRWSYVDCSYPPQVNYQFNQANQQTRPVCKKMKQIINDRVVVSRSCAYEDVNTPPNSCLNAQTPSYIKTEFCETCITDGCNGAAQYGPAALMILISAFVAKLLAW